One Thiocapsa sp. genomic window carries:
- a CDS encoding helix-turn-helix domain-containing protein — protein MSEPAIAPHIQVIDRAAALLDAIARYSEPVSLKILAAETGLHASTAHRILASLIQNRFVEKATPNRMIHVQQLVGSRAPLHVTAVGKLGYALDNEEAELAVGCIGVLLYDSTGNVSAGLSVSAPIERRRLEWTADLVEAAERISAQLGHQPPRP, from the coding sequence ATGTCCGAACCCGCCATCGCACCGCACATCCAGGTCATCGATCGAGCCGCCGCCCTGCTCGACGCCATCGCCCGTTATTCCGAACCCGTGAGTCTCAAGATCCTGGCCGCCGAGACCGGGCTGCATGCCTCGACCGCGCATCGGATCCTGGCCTCGCTGATCCAGAACCGGTTCGTCGAGAAGGCGACTCCGAACCGGATGATCCACGTGCAGCAACTGGTAGGCTCCCGTGCCCCTCTGCACGTCACCGCGGTCGGCAAGCTAGGGTATGCCCTGGACAACGAGGAGGCCGAGCTCGCTGTCGGCTGTATCGGCGTCCTGCTGTACGACAGCACCGGGAACGTGAGCGCCGGGCTGTCGGTCTCCGCCCCGATCGAGCGCCGCCGGCTCGAGTGGACCGCCGATCTCGTCGAGGCCGCCGAGCGTATCTCCGCGCAGCTCGGGCATCAGCCACCGCGCCCGTAA
- a CDS encoding AAA family ATPase: MTRKILPIGIQTFREIRDGDHYYVDKTDFARRLIGEGKYYFLSRPRRFGKSLFLDTLGELFAGTEPLFRGLHIHEHWDWATRYPVIRISFGGGVIRTRRELDRRILALLQKNRRALDLSCSDETDIVGCFAELLEAAHTTRGQRVVVLVDEYDTPILDNLGHPEVARELRDGLRNLYSVIKDADAHIRFALLTGVSKFSKVSLFSGLNNLNDITLDRAYSAICGYTEADLDRVFAPELEGLDRERIRLWYNGYNWTGEAVYNPFDLLLLFQKRQFRPWWFETGTPTFLVDLLTERETWLPRLGHLETDATLLCAFEVDHIATEALLFQSGYLTIEREEEISGTYFYQLRYPNREVYQSLNGALLTAWTPPDQTEVQHRKSLHRLLLANDFTGLERLFTAFFASIPNDWYRNNPIARYEGYYASVFYAYFAALGLDLTPEESSHAGRLDLALRFNEQIYLFEFKVVELEPEGRALQQIKDRGYADKYRADGRPIHLIGVEFSRERRQVVGFAVETLSCELSR; encoded by the coding sequence ATGACCCGGAAGATCCTGCCCATCGGTATCCAGACCTTTCGCGAGATCCGCGACGGTGACCACTACTATGTCGACAAGACCGACTTTGCTCGGCGTCTGATCGGCGAGGGCAAATATTACTTCCTGTCGCGCCCGCGTCGCTTCGGCAAATCTCTCTTTCTCGACACGCTGGGCGAGCTGTTCGCGGGCACCGAGCCCTTGTTTCGCGGCCTTCACATTCATGAGCACTGGGATTGGGCGACGCGCTATCCGGTCATCCGAATAAGCTTCGGCGGCGGGGTGATCCGGACGCGCAGGGAGCTTGATCGGCGTATCTTGGCACTTCTGCAGAAGAACCGCCGGGCTCTGGATCTGAGCTGTTCGGACGAGACCGACATCGTCGGCTGTTTCGCCGAGTTACTCGAAGCCGCGCATACAACGAGGGGCCAACGCGTTGTCGTCTTGGTCGACGAATACGACACACCCATTCTCGACAATCTCGGGCACCCGGAGGTCGCCCGCGAGCTTCGCGACGGGCTGCGCAACCTCTACTCCGTGATCAAGGACGCCGACGCCCACATCCGCTTCGCCTTGCTGACCGGGGTCAGCAAATTCAGCAAGGTCAGCCTCTTCTCGGGGCTCAATAATCTGAACGACATCACGTTGGATCGCGCCTATTCGGCCATCTGCGGCTATACCGAGGCGGACCTGGACCGTGTCTTCGCCCCGGAGCTCGAGGGATTGGATCGCGAGCGGATCCGGCTCTGGTACAACGGCTATAACTGGACCGGCGAGGCCGTCTACAATCCCTTCGATCTTTTGCTGCTGTTTCAAAAGCGCCAGTTCCGCCCCTGGTGGTTCGAGACCGGCACCCCGACCTTTCTCGTCGACCTGCTCACCGAGCGCGAGACCTGGCTCCCCCGGCTCGGCCACCTGGAGACCGACGCCACACTGCTCTGCGCCTTCGAGGTCGACCACATCGCGACCGAGGCGCTGCTCTTCCAGAGCGGTTATCTCACCATCGAGCGCGAGGAGGAGATCAGCGGCACCTATTTCTATCAACTGCGCTACCCCAATCGCGAGGTCTACCAAAGCCTCAACGGCGCCTTGCTGACCGCATGGACACCGCCCGACCAGACCGAGGTCCAACACCGCAAATCACTCCATCGCCTGCTGCTGGCCAATGACTTTACCGGACTGGAGCGGCTCTTCACGGCCTTCTTCGCGAGCATCCCCAACGATTGGTATCGCAACAACCCGATCGCCCGCTACGAGGGCTATTACGCGAGCGTCTTCTACGCCTATTTCGCCGCACTCGGATTGGATCTGACCCCGGAGGAAAGCAGTCACGCCGGCCGGCTGGATCTGGCCCTGCGCTTCAACGAGCAGATCTATCTGTTCGAGTTCAAGGTCGTCGAATTGGAGCCCGAGGGCCGGGCCTTGCAGCAGATCAAGGACCGCGGCTACGCGGACAAGTACCGCGCCGACGGCCGACCCATCCATCTGATCGGCGTGGAGTTCAGTCGCGAGCGCCGACAGGTGGTCGGCTTCGCGGTCGAGACCCTGAGCTGTGAGCTGAGCCGATGA